Sequence from the Muntiacus reevesi chromosome 9, mMunRee1.1, whole genome shotgun sequence genome:
ccatttttaatgtctttattgaatttgttacaatattacttctgtgcttctgttttatgctttgggttttcggtcatgaggcatgtgggatcttaactccccatgccagggattgaacccacacttccTGCGCTGGAAGGCAGAGTCTACTGAACTGTCAGGGAAACTCCAGACCCAGTTTCAAAGTTTGGTTTACTATGGAGTAAGCTGtttggaaagagaatgaaaaatattctgtgtgcTGCTTCAAATCCAAAGCCCCTCCCAACCTCACTAGATGCTTTATTGAATAGTTTAAATTTCAACTTGTTTAAAATATGTGCTTATTTCAGTAGAAATGTAACTGCACTGTTATGCTTCagatgaggtggtcaaagtaatgagtatttgaagaaaattaatttgtatcacaacatatgatattttaaaaagtaatctctGTGTGCTTAAATGGAATGCACATTCCAGAGTTTCTGGTTCAAGTGAGCTGTAGCTGTCCATAAGATCTCATCAGGTTTATAAACCtatatttccataaaatataCAAACTTATATTTCCGTAGAATTTGTGTAGTTTCTTGGTGTTATGAAATGTCATTAACACTATCGACATACTTTTCTCTATTAATTTTGCTCTGACACTAACGTGAACACTGCCTTTCTTTTCATTAGTACTTACCCACTCAACCTTCTCCCTTGCTTTTAGCCACTTTGCATCTCTATTGTTTAGGTTAATCTCTTTaaatttggtggtggtggtttagttgctaagctgtgtgcaactcttgcaactccatggactgtaacccgccagtctcctccgtccatgggattttccaaacaagaatactggagtgggttgccatttccttctccaggggatcttcccgacccaggaattgaacatgggtctcctgcattgcaggtagattctttatggactgagctaagagggaagcccctttaaaatatatgattatatttaaaaGCCTAGTCTGATAATTATTATCTTTTAGCTCAATAAATTAAATCAAACAGTCTGACATATTTTCATGGATTCATTTATATAGTTCTATatctgctttatattttaaatatatttttatttttaatctgtcctcttttcttgtcttttaagaataaatttgtttgttttcccctcctgaaattttggaaattttaatttctgtcatTGCTATAGAAATTTGTCACATGTGAatcctatttattatttaaaagatttttttttctcagtaagtCCCAAGAAATATGCTTCTTTCTTTCAATAAGAATCATGGGATTCTGAAGCAGCTGACCTCAAGTGAAATCACTTCACTGCTGGAGATAGTGGTCCCAGGCCATCTTATACTGGTCTTCAGGGGAACAAAGGTTCACATTACGTCTGTTTTTTACAGTTCTTAAATGCACAGCTAaaatagacattcttttttttttcatttatttttattagttggaggctaattactttacagtattgtagtggtttttgtcatacactgacatgaatcagccatggatttacatgtgatcCTTTCATTGGATTTTTGATTCTTATTATGCCCAAATGTAAGCCCATGGAATATAATTTCTCTGTCATTACTATGTAGCCAAAATAACACTGTGTCTCTGATGGACATGCATATATTAAGGTCACCATAAtagcaataacaaaaacaaaacataaacaataGGGGGCATTAATTGCTATTACAAGTACTTCTCAAATTACTTGTTTAGCTGGCAGATAGATATACCTTGAACACTAACAATGGATGTTCATAAATTATCTAGATGATGACTTTAACTGCACCTCCTGCTTCAGATTCAATAATTTGAACAAAAACTCATGTTAATGTCTAAGTATTAGGGTCTCTGAGGCAAAAGAGTATAGACCCTCCTAAGTGAAAcactaatatgccagcaaatttggaaagctcaacagtgaccacagtaccggaaaaggtcagttttcatttcaaccccaaagaaaggcaatgccaaagaatattcaaactatcacacaattgcactcatctcacacactggcaaagtaatgctcaaaattctccaagtcaggctgtagcagtacatgaaccgagagcttccagatgttcaaactggatttagacaagccagaggaaccagagatcaaattgccaacatccactggatcattcaaaaagcaagagagttctagaaaaacatcttcttttgctttattgactactccaaagcctttgactgtgtgaatcacaacaaactctggaaaattctgaaagagatgggaataccagaccacctgacctgcctcctgagaaatttgtatacaggtcaagaagcaacagttagaactggacatgaaacaagaaactgggttccaaatagggacaggagtatgccaaggctgtatattgtaaccctgcttatttaacttgcatgcacAGTATATCACGCGACaaaccagactggatgaagcacaagctgaaatcaagattgctgggaagaaataccaataacctcagatatgcaaatgacaccacttatatggcagaaagcgaagaagaaccaaagagcctcttgatgaaagtgaaacaggagaatgaaaaagttggcttaaaactcaacattcaaaaaactatgatcatggcatccggtcccatcacttcatggcaaatagatgggcaaacaatagaaacagtgagaggctttatttttttgagctccaaaatcactgcagatgatgactgcagccataaaattgaaagaaaagctatgaccaacctagataacatctcaaaaaacaaagatattactttgtcaacaaaggtgcatctagtcaaagctatgctttttccaatagtcatgtatgaatatgagagttgaaccataaagaaagctgtgtgtcaaagaattgatatttttgaactgtggttttgaagaagactcttgagagtcccttgtactgcaaggagatcaaaccagtcaatcctaaaggaaatcattcctgaatattctttggaaggacagacattgaaactgaaactccagtactttggtcacctgatgcaaagaactgactcattggaaaataccctgatgctgggaaggattgaaggtagcAGGataaggggaccacagaggatgagatggctggatggcatcactgacttgatgagcatgagtttgagcaatctctgggagttggtggtggacagggaagcctggcgtgctgcagtccatggggttgcaaagagtcagacacagctgagcaactgaactgaactgaactgaaaaacaaagtgGTAAATTTTCCACCATGAAGAAGCTCAATGATTGCCAGCAACACATCATCAAGTGAGAATGATATCTAAGAGGTTAGGTTTGAACATGTCTTGTACACTTAAGAAATGTTCATGAAACCCTTGCCAAATTGTCTCTTTTCCCTCAGTCAACAGCTGTGATCTTATGATGAGTTGGCCAAGGAGGAAACACATGATTGCATCTGTTTGCATTTAGTTCTACCAGAAAATCTGGGACTGACTCAACATGGAATGTTATAGCATTACAGTCTCAAACACGAACATTCCCAAAGGGATAATGGTGAAGAAATTCTTCTCAGTAGTCAAAACCTCAGCCAATGCATTTGATTGTCTAGTTTGTATAGACAATGAGATGTCTAGATGTGTAGGACTGTTTCTAAACATGGCATTTGATAATGGTTTCACTggacatttaaatatttagaaagcatAACATAGAAGGTGTGAAAAtgagatatattttttcattgcTTCCATACTATACAGAAGCCCAAACTAGTCCTTTGAAAACCTACACATACAGGACAGATGCAGAGTTTTATGGCCAGCAGCTCAGCTGAGGTCCCAGCTCACAGCCAACCTCAACTTTCAGGCATGCAATTCAAGGTATTAAAAGATTTCAGCTTCTagttaatgaaattttttaatttattttttattgaaggataattgctttatagaattttgctattttctgtcaaacctcgacatgaatcagccatagatatacatatatcccctcttctaGCTCCCTCCCAACTTTTGAATTATCTAAGCTTCGACCCCAGACATCATGGAACTTAGATAAACCATCTTCAGTATATCTAAATTCCTGATCCTAATCACAGAAACAAAGACTAATTTAGTATTGtgtacttttcatatatttaattacatactatgtttttcttttttaagttttgagtATAAattttgcaacctcttcttaTTGTGACAAATTATTCAAGAAAGTTTGCAACCTAAACTAGAAGAGAAACTAACATTGCCCAGAAGGTTTaggatttgcatttcctttttgggagagaaagagggagtcTATCTTTGCAGAAGCATCTTATTTGGCAAAAACAGAGATGTTATTGTTTTTTATAAGGAGATTCAAATTTTATGTAGAAGAGTGGTAATAAACTCTAAGTAGCCAAAGGAGCTAAACATTACACTCATTTACCTATTAGCTTCAACTCAAAAATCCACCTTTAAATGGTCTCCTCTGAGAAGCTGGAAGTAAAATCTAACAATATTTGTCCTCTATTAGATAACTTCCTATTAGTTTATGTCATTAAGAGCACCCTAGAATAAGACTGGCAATCCAGAGGAGAGAATTAGAGAATTGGCTGTATGCTAGTAGAGAATTTATGTTTCAGTAATTAAGGATGCTTATTTAATATTGATCTAATATTTTAAGAGGGCTTGCctgttagctcagatggtaaagaatctgcatgcaaaatGGGAGACCCATGTTAGATCTCTGAGTGGAGagtatctcctggaaaagggaatggttgcccaccccagtattctggcctggagaatttcatggacagaggaatatgGCAGGTTACAGtgtatgaggttgcaaagagttagacatgactaactagcactttcactttaagaattGACATAATTATTTTACTCAAATCTagtaaatttaagtaaaatttatcaATATATCCACTTCCCACTATTCTCCATCTACCATTTCCTATAAAATTaagcatttcaaaagaaaaaaaagaaactttcatatatatatatatatatatatatatatatatatatatgaagaaataaaatattttattgcacaGTCAAAATAGAAAGTCAAATTAAGGAATTCTTTAGACAGGtatgagaagagaaaagagggaaaataaacatgaaaaaaattaaatttcccaACCAGGAGAGACCTGAGAAAATGCTGAAGAGTCTGTAGCCAGCTTTGGAATCATTGTAAACGCCTTATATATCATCCCATACATACTATTTTCAGGGCTCATGATATTTCTAGCCCTAAAGtgactttctgaaatatttttttcatgcaGGTTACTGCCCTTTCTTAAGAAATTGATGATACCACACTTTCTTCACAGCATTCTTCATCTCCAAGTTTCTCAATGTATAGATCAGAGGGTTGAACATGGGGGCAATGATGGTGTAGAAAAGAGCAAACACTTTGTCTTCCGGAAAAGTTTCAGCTGGTCGAATGTAGATAAAGAGGACAGGCACGAAGAATAGGACCACAACGGTGATGTGAGAACTGCAAGTGGAAAGAGCTTTGGTCCGGCTCTCGGCAGGGTAATCCCTGACTGTGTGTAATATCAGAAAATAAGAAGCCATCAAAATCACAAAAGTCACCAAGGCAATCAGACCTGAATTAACAACTACCAGGAGACCAATCCTGTGTGTATCCATGCAAGCCAATTTCAGCAAAGGATACACATCACAGAAGTAGTGATCAATctcattggggccacagaagggtaaAAAGATGGTGAGGAGAAACTGACTGGCAGAGTGTATAAGTCCCCCAGTACAGCAGGCGATGATGATTGTGTTACACTTTGGTCTGCTCATGATGATGGTGTAGtgcagaggcttgcagatggccacatagcggtcataggccattccTGTGAGGATAAAAATCTCGATGGCTCCAAGGAAGTGAAGGATAAAAAGCTGTGTCATGCAGTTACTATAAGAAATGGTCTTCCTTTCTGCCAATAAATCAGTCATTAGTTTGGGTGTCACCGTCGATGTGTAGCAAAGGTCAGAGAGGGAGAGGTAATTAAGGAAGAAATACATAGGTTGGTCAATGAGAGGACTGCATACAATAGAAATCATTATGAGCAAATTTCCCACCCAAATAGCAAtgtagcaaaacaaaaataagacaaagCAGAAGATTTCAATGTTCTTATTTTGAGATAGTCCCAAGAGAATAAACACAGtgacattatttctattttccatgatccagtgcaGTAAAAAGGCAGAACAGTTCCCTGAAAGGACATAGTGCATAAGCTGATATCAGAAATATTCAAGGAGAAAACCTATGATAACACTAATGTCTGCTATTTCTGTTatttgcaaaaatgaaaatagagtttTAGATGTAGATAAaaagaacttatggttaccaaggggaaaggGGGGAGACATAAACTGGGAGACTAAAATTGACATAAAAAccctactataaataaaatggatacTAAAAAGGGTctgctctataacacagggaattctgctcagtaCTCTATAATGACGtattgggaaaagaatctaaaagaagaatggatctatctatgtgtataactgattcactttgctgtactgcagaaagtaaacataacattgtaaatcaactctagtccaataaaaagtaattaaagcACACTAATAGCATGAAACTGTGTTTAGTGAACACAATTCCAGcttcacaaaatgaaaatttgataGTATTCTTTGTTTCTGATTAGTTTCATGATTTTCACAAGTCCATCTTTAAGAGCATTAGGttcaaaataaacaataaatataaatatatttgatcaatcagtcaaattatttaaaataatgattagtTGCAAAATATTTCCCACttctaaaaaaaatacaagttcttGAAAAGAAACATTGCTCTGTGTGTCTACAAACTCAAATTTGTTAAAGACACAATTAAGCATAAGTATTACAAAGTTTACCTTTAATGATATAGAAGAAAGTATAAAACCTAAAAATATGCACTAGTAGAAAATATCctgcttcaaaataattttaacatgaggtagaatataaaattaaatatttatgtatataatgatatatgtatatttacaaagAGGAAGATGAAAGCTATGCAAGAAGCCAATGCAATTGGTTTGAAAAATTTTGATTCcttagttatatttttattactgacTTAAGATGGTAAAGTTCTAACATTTTATAACAGAAGTATGTTTACTTATGGCGCATCAATAAAAACCATATACTAAATCAACCACAGAATAGAATGGTagctaaaactaaaaacagagaaacaaaaggaagtTTTACCTTCATGACTTTGCCCTTTACTTACTGAATCATACTTTAAGAGTCAATATTTTTCTCAGTGGTTAGAATTGGAGTACGACTTTCTCTTCATTATTTGTCCAACCTAAGACTTTTCCAGAACCCACGTGTAAAAATTTTACACTGAATAGTTCAGAGAAAAAGTGCATGGGAGGTGTGTGGGAAAGGCTTGCTGAAGACAAACATTTGGGGTCTAGAATCCATTATCAATTACACTGCAGTGTGTGAAGTTGGTACAAAACACTTTATTCCTCTAGATTTAGGCTACctctcattgaaaaagaccttgttgctgggaaagattgaaggcacaaggagaagagggcgggtggatgaggatgagatgattagatagcatcaccaactcaatggacatgaatttgagcaaactccagaagatggtgaaggacaggggagcctggcgtgctgcagtccatggggtcgcaaagagtcagacacgacttaacaactgaacaacatttgtaaaatggtgaaatattttatattttatcacaaaataCTCAAATCAATAAATAGTCATTGTTTTATTAGCCATGGAATTattgtttgatatttttattatatgtattctTGTGTTACCAGTGACTGTCAATAATAAAGTTAACTAAATATAACTTTCATATAGAAATTGATGGTTTAAAGCCATACAATTAttttaaactggaagaaaatgttgAGATATACTAGACAAATCCTCTTATTCTAAATAGACAGGATTTTACTTAAAAACTTATgggaaatatacaaaatatgaatAAAGGTAGCTTGAAACATTTCATAAACAATCTGTTAAATCATATGAATTTgacatatggaaatacaaataatTCAGTTGGGGTTGACCATAGCCTCTAAGAATGTAGTTTGTGTCTCAACACTAATGACAAATATTACATAGAACTGGTAACTACATACGCCAAGTGTTCTTACTATCAATGTTGATCCCAAAATACATTATAAgtaattaaaagtaattaaaaccTTTCTTTAAAGTTTGTTACATATCTTCTGCCCTAATCTTGTAGCTATATTTAATCAGTTAATACATAAATTCTCTGCTTATCACTCTCTTTTACAGACAAAATTAATTCTGTCACATCCAAAAAGAAAAGTGCTTTGCAATGAAGCCTTAAAACAATTAAATTATATCTATggtaaaattttaagatttaaaattagTTTACAGTGTAGCTATGGAAAAGTAAGGTTTCATGCCTCCAGTTATATCATAGAAATATTtcctcatctctctctttctctcccctatATAAAGGTTAatctaaaatgatatttaaaatactgatttgGTCAACTTGAAGCAATCACTTGTTCATTTGAATAGACATAAACAaagccattattttaattatgggCATGgacgctatggagaacagtgtggagatttcttaaaaaactggaaatagaactgcaatttgacccagcaataccacttctgggcatacacaccgaggaaaccagatctgaaagagacacgtgcaccccaatgttcatcgcagcactgtttataatagccaggacatggaagcaacctagatgcccatcagcagacgaatggataaggaagctatggtacttatacaccatggaatattactcagccattaaaaagaattcatttgaatcagttctaatgagatggatgaaactggagcccattatacagagtgaagtaagccagaaagataaagaccaatacagtatactaacacatatacatggaatttagaaagatggtaatgataaccccatatgcaaaacagaaaaagagacacagatgtacagaacagacttttggactctgtgggagacggcgagggtgggatgtttcgagagaacagcatcaaaacatcgTAAccatattatctatagtgaaacagatcgccagcccaggttggatgcgtgagacaagtgctcgggcctggttcactgggaagacccagagggatcgggtggagagggaggtgggatgggggattgggatggggaatacatgtaaatccatggctaattcatgtcaatgtatgacaaaaaccactacaaagttgtaaagtaattagcctccaactaataaaaataaatgaaaaaaaataaaataaataaagacagactaatatttcaaaaaataataataattatgggcatggaaaaaaacaaccagtttaaaatttttcccaCCCCCAAATTAAACAGGAACATTTTAGCTTATACCTAAATAAATTAAacctataaaaaaattaaagcttttaCAATAATTTACCAAAGCCAACTGTTCTGTCTCAATTTCATACAGTATTAATGTTGCTtctaattaaattttactttctaatcAAAGAGTTTTGTTAAACATGTGTTTGGTCTCAAATTTTCTCAATTCTCAAGGCCACAAACAtttctttaattcctttcttggtagttttctctttttgctaaCTTCCCCTACAGTTGTATCCCACAATGCTTAAATTAGTGTTTAGATTTCTAGCTTCTCAATTTTAGTGGGAGATCTCTAGCTTTTATTTTTGACAAGGTCATCAGTTTCAAGTGTGAACTCTTAACTACATTTCCTGcaacatttttctgtatctaaaTTGTAGAGAAATAGCTTCTTCCCTAAATGATTCAGAGAATTATgggattcaaattttaaaatagatggaaactttgaaaaaaataaaacagtaagcaAATGAAACAGTCTAAATTCAGTTTGATATATATACCAAATGATGAATATAGTCTTGACAATTTAATAATACATTCTTCAGTTAAGATTTTACAGAACCCTGGTATTATTAAAGGTAAAGTTtgggaaaacattaaaattaaggAAGTGAAATTGCTAGGGTTTATATTCTGGCTTTGCTAAGAGTGAGGATATGGCCTCAATATGTTATTTAATTACACTAACAACAGTCTAATAATTCTTTTATTAGTTTACAATTTCACATTTTCATGTGCCTAACTTTCTTCTAAACATTGTGTAAACAAATTTTTCAACCATCTCTATAACTCTAATAAATATTAGCAGTAAACTTAGCTTACAAATGGGGAAATtgagttttagaaaaattaaaaattagtgcAAGATGGTCTTAATAAGTGGTAGAGTCAAGACCTAAAACAGCATATATCTTACTTAGCAATACACTTGGTAAAATGTTACACAGTTATCATAGTTCCTGATACTTTATGCATGTTCAGTAAATATATGACACTGTTAATACTTGGAACAGAGAGCTTCCTTGACTCCAATATTTCAGATTTCAATCTATGCCAAAGTAAGTTTATACATCCTTAATCTGCATGAATTTAAatttctcaaggaaagaaagatcaTCTTACATTCTGCCTAGAATATTAAGAAATGCCTGTACATGCTTAATTTTAAATTCTAGACACTTCTCCTGGATCTGCATCTGTCAGATCTTCTCCAGAATTTGACATCTGCTGATTTTTCTTAGATTATCAGATTGCCAGCAGATGAGCACTTTGTTGATGAGCATGTCCACTCCCACatctgttgtgagaattaattaGATAAGAGGTGTGAGTTAGCCAATATATATTAgaggttcaataaatatttccaaagatTTTATCTTTGTTGTATCTccataatcattttttttctatgaatgGCTAATGTATGACATTGAGAGAAATGTGAGTTCAAGCCACAGAATGAAATACTCTGAACAGTAGGTGAATGACCAGAATGAGGAAAGAATGGCAGGACTGAAAGGAAGTGATATGAATGGATTCACAACAACTGAAGTGGAAGAACATCTGTGAGGAGTTATATCTCCTCCTTTCCATGATCCTACACAAATGTGAGGAGCTGAAATGATTACAAGATACCATTTATTTAACCAATAATCAATAACTATTTGTTAAAATAACTTCAGTTGTTCTAAAATGGTATATAAAGTATTCAAAGCAGTGAAGTTATCAGCATCACATTTATTACAGGAAACATAGGTGGAGAGCAAGGTATATTGAAATAAAGTAAAGAGACTCAAATTTTGAGATATCTCCTTTTGACTTTTTGTGGCCTGCCTAGAGTCTTTGATTAATTTAATTCCTGAgccatcttttcttcctttttttgtcaGGATGGGGGATCATGGATCATGACAATGGGTACTGGAAggatcttatttttctatttttcttttggatttgttttttctcACTTTCTTGGTAATCTgtgagtcatttattttcttaatgagcACTTTGCCCATTTTCTACCAAAAGTCTTAATGCTATTTTCCTCTTATTCAGCAAAGCATGATTTCTCTATCACTGTCTGATTTCCTGTTGGAACATCAGAGCACACTCAACAGGCAACTCCTTGAATTTATTGCTACTCTAATCACAaaacaaatcataaaaatcaAAGATGGTACCTATACTTAACTTTAACTAGCAGTCAATCTGTTATCTATGCAGTAAAAGGAAAATCTATTCAGCTATCACACAGTCGGGCAGGATCATGGAAAGGAGGAGAAATCATTCACCACACATGTCCTTCCACTCCAATTGTCGTGAGTCCATTCATATCACTTCTTTCAGTCTTGCCATTCTTTC
This genomic interval carries:
- the LOC136175610 gene encoding olfactory receptor 4P4-like, producing MENRNNVTVFILLGLSQNKNIEIFCFVLFLFCYIAIWVGNLLIMISIVCSPLIDQPMYFFLNYLSLSDLCYTSTVTPKLMTDLLAERKTISYSNCMTQLFILHFLGAIEIFILTGMAYDRYVAICKPLHYTIIMSRPKCNTIIIACCTGGLIHSASQFLLTIFLPFCGPNEIDHYFCDVYPLLKLACMDTHRIGLLVVVNSGLIALVTFVILMASYFLILHTVRDYPAESRTKALSTCSSHITVVVLFFVPVLFIYIRPAETFPEDKVFALFYTIIAPMFNPLIYTLRNLEMKNAVKKVWYHQFLKKGQ